In Etheostoma spectabile isolate EspeVRDwgs_2016 chromosome 20, UIUC_Espe_1.0, whole genome shotgun sequence, the following are encoded in one genomic region:
- the enpp6 gene encoding glycerophosphocholine cholinephosphodiesterase ENPP6, translating into MSLMSLMSPTHKAALSLRLLPRLLLLFGAGQQCLAARPLLVFLIDGFRYDYMDDLHALPGFRELVSNGVKVDYMTPDFPSLSYPNYYSLMTGRHCDVHQMTGNFMWDEASKKEFLIGVNPDSRLPLWWDGSEPLWVTLQKLGKKVFMYYWPGCEVEILSVRPSFCEQYVSNPSEKNLTDAIESALNVLRSGQAGMAAVYYEKIDVEGHHFGPESEQVRTAVRQLDLAMQTLNRKIKEKKMVNQLNIMLFSDHGMTKIQWMEKVIELDKYINMTAIVKMMDRGPVVSLWPKDNKYQEVYAALSQVPNMRVYARQEIPERFHFKGGRFVSPLTLVAEPGWFIIENKANLPYWKNDSGEPSAWQNGWHGYDNEFLDMRGFFLATGPDFKRNVRAAPIRSVDIYNLMCWTLGVKPLPNNGSWSRVEYLLNSSDGPTLSTTLCCMSVLGVLFALWQ; encoded by the exons ATGTCCCTCATGTCCCTCATGTCCCCGACACACAAAGCCGCGCTCTCCCTGCGCCTCCTCCCGCGGCTGCTACTGCTGTTCGGAGCGGGGCAGCAGTGTCTCGCAGCCCGGCCGCTGCTCGTGTTTCTGATCGATGGGTTCCGCTATGACTACATGGATGACCTGCACGCTCTACCCGGATTTCGCGAGCTCGTGAGCAACGGGGTGAAGGTGGACTACATGACACCAGACTTCCCGAGTTTGTCATACCCTAATTACTACTCATTGATGACAG GCCGTCACTGTGACGTCCATCAGATGACTGGAAACTTCATGTGGGATGAGGCCTCCAAGAAGGAGTTCCTGATTGGGGTCAACCCTGACAGTCGCTTGCCTCTTTGGTGGGATGGATCGGAGCCTTTATGGGTCACCCTGCAAAAACTGGGAAAGAAGGTTTTCATGTACTACTGGCCCG GCTGCGAGGTGGAGATTCTGAGTGTCCGTCCATCATTCTGTGAGCAATACGTCTCCAACCCGTCAGAGAAAAACCTCACCGATGCGATAGAGAGCGCTCTCAATGTCTTGAG gtcggGCCAAGCAGGCATGGCAGCAGTATATTATGAGAAGATAGATGTGGAGGGCCATCACTTCGGCCCAGAATCTGAACAGGTCCGGACAGCTGTGCGACAGCTGGATCTCGCTATGCAGACTCTCAACAGAAAAATCAAA GAGAAGAAGATGGTGAACCAGCTGAACATTATGCTGTTTTCAGACCACGGTATGACAAAGATCCAGTGGATGGAGAAGGTCATAGAGCTGGACAAGTATATCAACATGACAGCCATTGTGAAGATGATGGACAGGGGACCGGTGGTCAGTCTGTGGCCCAAAGATAACAAGTATCAAGAG GTGTATGCCGCGTTGTCCCAGGTCCCTAACATGCGTGTCTATGCCAGACAGGAGATCCCTGAACGTTTCCATTTCAAAGGAGGGAGGTTTGTCTCCCCCCTGACGCTGGTGGCTGAGCCAGGCTGGTTCATCATTGAG aacaaggCAAATCTCCCATACTGGAAAAACGACTCTGGGGAACCCTCAGCCTGGCAAAATGGTTGGCATGGTTACGACAACGAGTTCCTCGACATGAGAGGCTTTTTCTTGGCGACAGGACCTG ACTTCAAGAGGAATGTCCGGGCTGCGCCAATTCGATCGGTGGACATCTATAACCTCATGTGCTGGACGTTGGGAGTGAAACCTTTGCCCAATAATGGGTCTTGGTCTCGGGTAGAGTACTTACTGAATAGTTCTGATGGTCCAACTCTGTCCACAACCCTCTGCTGTATGAGTGTGTTAGGAGTACTGTTTGCACTATGGCAATAA